In a genomic window of Dyadobacter fermentans DSM 18053:
- a CDS encoding ABC transporter permease produces the protein MFKTFFKIAVRQLWQGRLYAVINVAGMAVATACALMAGLYIHDEQSFDRFHATNPHLYRITSTYRDHGQTISTGGTGQVQGPAFQARMPEITHYARVMGGDIYGDVRHGHDAFKLQLLFVDSSFFDVFSFKLLHGDARSALRNVNSVVMSKRTALKFFNRTDVVGQLLEMDADPSAMRLGKPLVVTGVTEDPPTNSSIQFDVLFPFEFMKLSFEDTSWLNAYLGTFIVLRADARATEVVRKFNRIAHALSQTQRKDQPEASAITYGLQKMTDIHLNGQAIPNQNIESGIVMTSRPIYSYIFIGMAGFILLMASINFINIQIASSMKRAKEVGIRKATGSGSGAIIAQFLGESAIVVGIAMALALLIMILFLPAFNELAQKHIPFHRLWSPGLLGWIAGIFIVAIALAALYPAWLISRLNPIETLYAKARLAGSNPAGNVLMVFQFAMAVLLGIASVVFYTQMDFIRSKNLGYNPDRIVKIGIGGARNVQQIYDRFKHELAGDPAFGPVSLSGEFGLRDVVVKGQKILTNVRTVDADYLPMLEMKLLTGRNFSPAFASDGQFGVLVNQAFVRKTSMTDPIGQTLMPDERFGAQGLTIIGVVSDFHFSSLKERIGPLVMPMSAHHGGDALWVKIARGEEHFAVRKLEKTFKTILPSAVFEYTFLHDANTKAYAAELRWQRIINAATIVSVLICSLGLFGLAHLAIAQRRRETGIRMVLGATGFDIAIVFSRNFIRTITVAIALASVAGHYLMHSWLGQFAYHAGMSWWMYAAPGMAALGLALVTVFAQAMRASAADPVRVLRSE, from the coding sequence ATGTTCAAGACCTTCTTTAAAATTGCAGTGCGGCAGCTCTGGCAGGGCAGGCTGTATGCGGTCATTAATGTAGCCGGGATGGCGGTGGCTACCGCTTGCGCGCTTATGGCCGGGCTTTACATTCACGACGAGCAAAGTTTCGATCGCTTTCATGCGACCAATCCGCATCTCTACCGCATCACCAGCACCTACCGCGACCACGGCCAGACCATCTCCACTGGCGGCACCGGGCAGGTGCAGGGACCGGCGTTTCAGGCACGTATGCCCGAGATTACGCATTATGCACGCGTGATGGGCGGCGACATTTACGGCGATGTACGGCACGGTCACGATGCATTCAAATTGCAGCTCCTCTTCGTCGATTCGTCGTTTTTTGATGTATTCTCATTCAAATTACTGCACGGGGACGCGCGCTCGGCATTGCGGAATGTCAACTCGGTGGTTATGTCGAAGCGCACGGCCCTGAAGTTTTTCAACCGCACGGACGTGGTGGGCCAGTTGCTGGAAATGGACGCCGACCCGTCGGCCATGCGACTTGGAAAGCCGCTGGTGGTTACCGGCGTAACGGAAGATCCGCCGACCAACTCCTCTATTCAGTTCGACGTACTCTTTCCGTTCGAATTCATGAAATTGTCGTTCGAGGATACGAGCTGGCTGAATGCCTACCTGGGCACGTTTATCGTCCTCCGTGCCGATGCGCGTGCAACGGAAGTGGTGCGAAAGTTCAATCGCATTGCCCACGCATTGTCCCAAACCCAGCGCAAAGACCAGCCTGAGGCATCGGCGATCACCTATGGCCTGCAAAAAATGACTGACATTCATTTGAATGGTCAGGCAATCCCTAACCAGAATATCGAATCGGGCATTGTGATGACGAGCAGGCCCATTTACTCCTACATCTTTATAGGTATGGCCGGCTTTATTCTGCTAATGGCGAGTATTAATTTCATCAACATACAAATCGCGTCGTCGATGAAGCGGGCGAAGGAAGTTGGGATTCGGAAGGCTACGGGAAGTGGAAGCGGCGCTATTATCGCGCAATTTCTTGGTGAATCGGCAATCGTCGTGGGCATAGCGATGGCGCTTGCATTGCTGATCATGATCCTCTTCCTGCCGGCATTTAATGAGCTGGCACAAAAGCATATACCCTTCCACCGCCTGTGGAGCCCCGGATTGCTTGGCTGGATCGCAGGCATATTTATTGTCGCTATTGCATTGGCGGCGCTTTACCCCGCCTGGCTAATCTCGCGACTGAACCCCATTGAAACACTTTATGCAAAAGCCCGGCTGGCGGGCAGCAATCCGGCTGGTAATGTGCTGATGGTGTTCCAGTTTGCCATGGCGGTGCTGCTGGGCATTGCCAGCGTCGTATTTTACACACAAATGGACTTTATCCGTTCCAAAAATCTTGGCTACAATCCCGACCGGATCGTCAAAATCGGGATTGGTGGCGCGCGTAACGTTCAGCAGATTTACGACCGTTTCAAACATGAACTGGCCGGTGATCCCGCATTCGGGCCGGTGTCGCTTTCGGGCGAATTCGGGCTTCGTGATGTAGTGGTGAAGGGGCAAAAAATTTTGACAAATGTGCGTACGGTAGATGCTGATTATCTGCCGATGTTGGAAATGAAGCTTCTTACAGGCCGCAACTTTTCACCCGCATTTGCTTCCGATGGGCAGTTTGGCGTGCTGGTAAATCAGGCGTTCGTCCGGAAAACCAGCATGACCGACCCGATCGGGCAAACACTAATGCCTGATGAGCGTTTCGGCGCGCAGGGGCTTACCATTATCGGCGTCGTGAGCGATTTCCATTTCAGCTCCCTCAAAGAACGCATCGGACCGCTGGTCATGCCCATGAGCGCACATCACGGAGGCGATGCATTATGGGTCAAAATAGCGCGCGGAGAGGAACATTTCGCGGTCCGGAAGCTCGAAAAAACGTTCAAAACCATTCTACCCAGCGCTGTTTTTGAATACACCTTCCTACACGACGCCAATACAAAGGCCTACGCGGCCGAACTGCGCTGGCAACGGATCATCAATGCCGCCACGATCGTTTCCGTTCTCATTTGCAGCCTGGGGCTATTCGGACTGGCACATCTGGCCATTGCCCAGCGCAGGCGCGAAACGGGCATCAGGATGGTGCTGGGTGCTACCGGTTTCGATATTGCCATTGTTTTTTCCCGCAATTTCATCAGGACCATAACAGTCGCCATTGCGCTGGCGTCGGTTGCGGGCCATTATCTGATGCACTCCTGGCTCGGCCAGTTCGCCTATCATGCGGGAATGTCGTGGTGGATGTACGCGGCGCCGGGTATGGCGGCGCTCGGGCTGGCGCTGGTGACGGTATTCGCGCAGGCCATGCGCGCGTCGGCCGCCGATCCGGTCCGCGTTCTGCGGTCGGAATAG
- a CDS encoding winged helix-turn-helix domain-containing protein encodes MRYFEVIFRKIALLTGLCAGLSGIAVGNSDATRFSENVNLSLRRTADILLRANGDSLSQIPPVKQTDANTFSVQIARLFDYDKLPETLQRSLEAYYIDRPYTVTLLDCQTGEIKLGYQLFDLKQPGGVPCGGRSREESCYTLQIRFEQLAPRPEAANNTWLLLTAGGALAGLGFIAWNRTRNKREPENPPQEAPAGSSRIAMGRSWLDTANQTLFNGESIQTLTFREAKLLALFAKNSNQVLERDVILKSVWEDEGVTVGRSVDVFVSRLRKLLAADPHVKIIAIHGVGYKMEVHS; translated from the coding sequence ATGAGGTATTTCGAGGTCATTTTCAGAAAAATCGCTCTTCTCACCGGCTTGTGCGCGGGGCTCTCCGGCATTGCCGTGGGCAACAGCGACGCAACGCGGTTTTCCGAAAATGTGAACCTGTCGCTCCGCCGGACGGCCGACATCCTGCTCCGGGCCAATGGCGACTCGCTCTCGCAGATCCCGCCGGTGAAGCAGACGGACGCCAATACGTTTTCCGTACAAATAGCGCGGCTATTCGACTACGACAAACTACCCGAAACCTTGCAGCGCTCACTCGAAGCCTACTACATCGACCGCCCTTACACCGTCACGCTGCTGGATTGCCAGACCGGCGAAATCAAGCTGGGTTACCAGCTTTTCGACCTGAAACAACCCGGCGGCGTGCCCTGCGGCGGCCGGTCACGGGAAGAAAGCTGCTACACGTTGCAAATCCGCTTCGAGCAGCTTGCTCCCAGGCCTGAGGCCGCCAATAACACTTGGCTGCTGCTCACCGCCGGCGGTGCATTGGCCGGGCTCGGATTCATCGCCTGGAACCGGACGAGAAACAAGAGGGAGCCGGAGAACCCTCCGCAAGAAGCGCCCGCCGGTTCCTCCCGGATTGCAATGGGCCGCTCGTGGCTCGATACGGCTAATCAGACGCTTTTCAACGGCGAAAGTATCCAAACGCTCACCTTCCGAGAAGCCAAGCTGCTTGCATTGTTTGCCAAAAACAGCAATCAGGTGCTGGAAAGGGATGTAATCCTGAAATCGGTTTGGGAGGATGAGGGCGTTACGGTCGGGCGCAGTGTGGACGTGTTCGTGTCACGCCTGCGCAAGTTGCTGGCGGCTGATCCGCATGTTAAAATCATCGCCATTCACGGCGTAGGCTACAAAATGGAAGTACATTCCTGA
- a CDS encoding MFS transporter, producing the protein MKTVASNDPYVALRYSDFRFFVSNSFLFSATIRIQEVIVGYELYKTTHDPLALGLVGLAEAIPFIVTSLFGGYVADQKNKISIMHISLVVILLGSGILYTAFQPGVYNKLAEWQHLAVIYGVFGIIGFAKGFYSPAASSLKPFLVPRTIYHNSSTWSSSFSQAGAIIGPAAAGFMYAYLGLTQTLLIVIVNFLVCWVLLGMIKTRPEFPKIVTPMMESLKEGFKFVFKTRIVLYAMTLDLFSVLFGGVIALLPIFAEDILKVGPEGLGLLRAAPSIGSMLTMFAMAYFPPTHNAWRNMLVAVAGFGVFTLVFAASTNFMLSCGALFATGVFDSVSVIIRQTILQIYPPDEMRGRVAAVNGMFVSSSNELGAFESGVMAKAFGTVPSVMLGGVLTLVVVTWVYLRSKDLFSVRLS; encoded by the coding sequence TTGAAAACAGTAGCTTCCAACGATCCTTACGTAGCACTCCGCTATTCCGATTTCCGGTTTTTTGTATCCAATTCCTTTCTTTTTTCTGCCACGATCCGCATTCAGGAGGTCATTGTCGGGTATGAGCTTTATAAAACCACCCACGACCCGCTCGCGCTGGGGCTGGTGGGCCTGGCCGAGGCGATCCCGTTCATCGTTACGTCGCTGTTCGGAGGCTACGTGGCCGATCAGAAAAACAAGATTTCCATCATGCATATCAGCCTGGTGGTGATCCTGCTGGGTTCGGGTATTCTGTACACGGCTTTTCAACCGGGCGTTTACAATAAGCTGGCGGAATGGCAGCATCTGGCTGTTATTTATGGTGTTTTTGGAATAATAGGTTTTGCCAAAGGCTTTTACTCGCCGGCAGCGAGCTCGCTCAAACCGTTCCTCGTGCCCCGGACGATTTACCATAACTCCTCCACTTGGAGCAGTTCGTTTTCACAGGCGGGCGCCATTATCGGTCCGGCCGCGGCGGGTTTTATGTATGCTTACCTGGGGCTTACGCAAACGCTGCTGATCGTGATCGTCAATTTCCTCGTTTGCTGGGTATTGCTGGGCATGATCAAAACGCGCCCTGAGTTTCCAAAAATCGTGACGCCGATGATGGAGAGCCTGAAAGAGGGTTTCAAATTCGTTTTCAAAACCCGCATTGTATTGTATGCCATGACGCTGGATTTGTTCTCCGTGCTTTTCGGCGGGGTAATTGCATTGCTGCCCATTTTTGCGGAAGACATCCTGAAAGTCGGGCCGGAGGGGCTCGGGTTACTCCGCGCGGCACCGTCCATCGGCTCCATGCTCACGATGTTTGCGATGGCCTACTTCCCGCCGACGCATAATGCCTGGCGCAATATGCTGGTCGCCGTGGCCGGTTTCGGTGTCTTCACGCTCGTGTTCGCCGCATCCACCAACTTCATGCTTTCGTGCGGCGCTCTTTTTGCCACGGGCGTGTTTGATAGTGTGAGCGTCATCATCCGACAAACGATACTGCAAATTTACCCGCCCGACGAAATGCGCGGCCGCGTAGCCGCCGTAAACGGCATGTTCGTCAGCTCCTCCAACGAACTCGGCGCTTTCGAATCCGGCGTGATGGCCAAGGCCTTCGGCACCGTGCCGTCGGTGATGCTCGGCGGCGTGCTGACACTCGTGGTAGTCACATGGGTGTATCTGCGCTCGAAGGATTTGTTTTCGGTTAGGTTGAGTTAG
- a CDS encoding putative toxin-antitoxin system toxin component, PIN family, which produces MKIVVDTNCLRASIPPQSKYYQLYLEFHAEKFDWYVSNEILLEYEEILTRTFSIRTAQTVLYQLSLAPNTVHAEPAFRWNLVADPDDNKFSDLAISCNCDYLVTNDRGFDVFKSLDFPKLKIIALSAFLQLF; this is translated from the coding sequence ATGAAAATTGTTGTCGATACAAATTGTTTAAGAGCTTCAATTCCTCCTCAGAGCAAGTATTATCAGCTATATCTTGAATTTCACGCTGAAAAATTTGATTGGTACGTCAGCAATGAAATTTTGCTGGAATATGAAGAAATTCTGACACGGACCTTCTCGATCAGGACGGCACAGACGGTACTCTACCAGCTGAGTTTGGCGCCGAATACAGTACATGCCGAACCGGCGTTTCGATGGAATCTTGTAGCAGATCCCGACGACAACAAATTTTCTGACCTTGCTATCAGCTGCAATTGTGATTACCTGGTAACTAACGACAGAGGGTTCGATGTTTTTAAGTCATTAGACTTCCCCAAACTGAAAATTATCGCCTTGTCAGCTTTCCTTCAATTATTTTAA
- a CDS encoding ABC transporter permease has product MLFNYLKISLRNIRKQRLFSGLNILGLGIGIAAVWLMVLYVADELSYDRFHAKADRIFRVTQQAQWATGSFKLAPTSAPFAPALQNEYPEIEKTVRISVEGGGKIRFQEKQVDAYDIYFTDPSVFDVFSYPFLHGNPATALIGPQKIVLTNTLATKLFGDASRAMGQTVFFSNNFPNTVTGVIEDTPVNSHLHFSALRSLPPDYTSGWQAGDIYTYILLKEGADAAKLEAKFPAFYAKYLQKEIGDADYHMDLQPLTDIHLHSQLDYEISPNGNINTVYIFSAIPLLILVIACINYVNLYTARSLKRIREVGVRKAIGSQRFQLVGQFLTESFLMTLLAGLAGFLLAKAALPFFNQLAEKTLTLHYRNDDLLTLGIAAAFLLVIGLLSGMYPALMLSGYRPVMALKGQLGNQPGGAGFRQSLVVFQFAATVVMIACAGIVYRQISYVNHKDLGFNKNQVLTFHIDKNDVRTQVGALKEKLEQNPVVESAAAASNPIGNNSIGSTALFVETNTGEMPATTQMTQRFMADADYLRTMEIKLLQGRDFIANSSADLAGSVLVNEALVKKQGWQSPLGKRMRYPADGEGKVKELTVVGVTSDFHTYSLQHKIEPLVIQLAPPSEQDNVYVRINAAKTTEALAHIGRVYKTFDAEARPEFQFLDENFAKQYQSEQRQGNILLAFAVLAIVIACLGLFGLAAFAAEARTKEIGVRKVLGASVQDVVLMLSRDFVKPVLVAIAIGTPIAAYAMHKWLQNFEYRETLSWWIFALAGLIAIAIALLTVSSQALKSALTNPVKVLKAE; this is encoded by the coding sequence ATGCTATTCAACTACCTCAAAATATCGCTCAGGAACATCCGCAAGCAGCGACTGTTCAGCGGGCTTAATATCCTCGGGCTGGGGATCGGCATTGCGGCCGTCTGGCTGATGGTTCTTTACGTTGCCGACGAGCTCAGCTACGACCGCTTCCACGCCAAAGCCGACCGTATTTTCCGTGTCACGCAACAGGCACAATGGGCCACGGGCAGTTTCAAGCTCGCCCCTACTTCGGCGCCATTCGCACCTGCATTACAAAACGAATATCCGGAGATCGAAAAGACGGTTCGGATCAGCGTCGAGGGTGGCGGGAAGATCCGTTTCCAGGAAAAGCAGGTGGATGCTTACGACATTTATTTCACCGACCCATCCGTTTTCGATGTTTTCTCTTACCCTTTTCTCCACGGCAATCCGGCGACGGCGCTCATCGGTCCGCAGAAAATCGTGCTCACCAACACCCTCGCTACCAAGCTATTCGGCGATGCGTCGCGGGCAATGGGGCAGACCGTATTCTTTTCCAACAATTTTCCCAACACGGTTACAGGCGTAATTGAAGACACTCCGGTAAACTCACATCTGCATTTCAGCGCATTGCGCTCGCTGCCGCCCGACTACACCAGCGGCTGGCAGGCTGGCGACATTTACACTTATATTCTGCTCAAAGAAGGCGCCGACGCGGCCAAACTGGAAGCGAAATTCCCTGCCTTTTATGCCAAATACCTGCAAAAAGAGATTGGCGATGCGGATTACCACATGGATTTGCAGCCACTGACAGACATTCACCTGCATTCGCAGCTCGATTACGAGATCAGCCCGAATGGTAATATCAACACGGTTTACATTTTCTCTGCCATCCCCTTGCTCATCCTCGTCATCGCTTGCATCAATTATGTGAACCTCTACACCGCCCGTTCGCTCAAACGCATTCGCGAGGTGGGCGTGCGCAAGGCTATCGGTTCGCAGCGGTTCCAGCTCGTGGGCCAGTTCTTGACGGAGTCGTTTCTGATGACCCTGCTCGCCGGCCTGGCGGGATTTCTGCTCGCAAAAGCGGCCTTACCATTCTTCAACCAACTGGCCGAAAAAACGCTGACGCTGCATTACCGCAACGACGACCTCCTTACGCTGGGCATTGCGGCGGCATTCCTGCTGGTGATCGGACTGCTGAGCGGCATGTACCCGGCATTAATGCTATCGGGCTACCGGCCGGTGATGGCCTTGAAAGGGCAGCTGGGCAACCAGCCGGGCGGTGCGGGTTTCCGGCAGTCGCTGGTGGTGTTCCAGTTTGCGGCCACGGTGGTCATGATCGCGTGCGCGGGCATTGTGTACCGGCAAATCAGTTATGTGAATCACAAGGACCTTGGTTTTAACAAAAATCAAGTCCTCACATTTCATATTGATAAAAACGATGTGCGGACCCAGGTGGGCGCTTTGAAAGAAAAACTGGAACAAAATCCGGTAGTGGAAAGCGCCGCGGCGGCGAGTAACCCCATCGGCAACAACAGCATCGGCTCCACCGCATTGTTTGTAGAAACCAACACCGGCGAAATGCCCGCTACCACTCAAATGACGCAGCGTTTCATGGCCGACGCCGATTACCTGCGCACGATGGAGATCAAACTTTTGCAAGGCCGCGATTTCATTGCCAACTCATCCGCCGACCTGGCCGGCTCCGTGCTCGTGAATGAAGCATTGGTGAAAAAGCAAGGATGGCAAAGTCCCCTCGGCAAGCGCATGCGCTACCCTGCAGACGGGGAAGGGAAAGTGAAAGAGCTGACCGTTGTGGGTGTAACGAGCGACTTTCACACTTATTCGCTGCAACACAAAATTGAACCGCTGGTGATCCAGCTCGCGCCGCCTTCGGAGCAGGACAATGTATACGTCCGCATCAACGCCGCCAAAACCACCGAAGCGCTTGCGCACATTGGCCGGGTTTACAAGACATTCGACGCCGAAGCCCGCCCCGAATTCCAGTTCCTTGATGAGAATTTTGCCAAACAATACCAGTCGGAGCAGCGCCAGGGCAATATACTGCTGGCATTTGCGGTGCTTGCGATCGTTATCGCATGCCTGGGCTTGTTCGGACTCGCTGCATTTGCTGCGGAGGCCCGCACGAAAGAGATCGGCGTGCGCAAGGTGCTCGGTGCCAGTGTGCAGGATGTGGTGCTGATGCTGTCGCGGGATTTCGTAAAACCGGTGCTCGTCGCCATCGCAATCGGCACGCCCATCGCCGCCTACGCCATGCACAAATGGCTGCAAAATTTCGAATACCGCGAAACGCTATCCTGGTGGATATTCGCCCTGGCCGGGCTTATCGCCATCGCCATCGCGCTGCTCACGGTAAGCTCGCAGGCATTGAAATCAGCGCTGACTAATCCGGTGAAGGTGTTGAAGGCGGAGTAA
- a CDS encoding glycine--tRNA ligase has product MSQAPATSLQDIVGHAKEYGFVFPSSEIYDGLQAVYDYGQNGVELKNNLKAAWWKAMTQLNDNIVGIDAAIFMHPLTWKASGHVDGFNDPMIDNKDSKKRYRADQLLEGKAEQYEKDGQPEKAKALLAEMGRLLSAEDLNGVRELIIAEDIKCQVSGTTNWTEVRQFNLMFSTQVGSVAEDANMIYLRPETAQGIFVNFLNVQKSGRMKVPFGIAQIGKAFRNEIVARQFIFRMREFEQMEMQFFVRPGTEQEWYEKWKEARLKFHKAIGLPAEKLKYHDHDKLAHYAKAAVDIEFEFPFGFREIEGIHSRSDFDLRNHQELSKKKQQYFDADLDENGKPYGNYIPYVVETSVGADRLFLATFCNAYTVESVGEGDAAKERTFLKLHPALAPFKAAVLPLVKKDGLAEKAQALANSLKSSFRTVYDDNAAIGKRYTRQDLIGTPYCIVVDYQTMEDDTVTIRHRDTMEQERVHISELKEKIGYQVAIERILEAI; this is encoded by the coding sequence ATGAGCCAGGCACCTGCTACCTCTTTGCAAGACATTGTTGGGCATGCGAAGGAATACGGTTTCGTGTTCCCTTCTTCCGAAATATATGATGGTTTACAAGCCGTTTACGATTATGGCCAGAACGGCGTAGAGCTGAAAAACAATCTGAAAGCGGCCTGGTGGAAGGCCATGACGCAGCTGAACGACAATATCGTCGGCATTGATGCGGCCATTTTCATGCATCCGCTCACCTGGAAAGCTTCCGGCCACGTCGATGGTTTCAACGATCCGATGATCGATAACAAGGATTCCAAAAAGCGCTACCGCGCCGATCAGTTGCTGGAAGGCAAGGCGGAACAATATGAAAAAGACGGCCAGCCCGAAAAAGCGAAAGCGTTGCTGGCTGAAATGGGCCGGTTGCTCAGCGCCGAGGACCTGAACGGCGTCCGCGAGCTGATTATCGCAGAAGATATCAAATGCCAGGTGTCTGGCACGACCAACTGGACGGAAGTGCGCCAGTTCAACCTCATGTTCAGCACGCAGGTGGGATCGGTGGCCGAGGATGCCAACATGATTTACCTTCGTCCGGAAACGGCACAGGGGATTTTCGTCAACTTCCTCAATGTGCAGAAAAGCGGCCGTATGAAGGTTCCATTCGGTATCGCGCAGATCGGTAAGGCATTCCGTAACGAAATCGTGGCGCGCCAGTTCATCTTCCGCATGCGCGAGTTCGAACAAATGGAAATGCAATTCTTCGTACGCCCCGGCACCGAGCAGGAGTGGTACGAGAAATGGAAAGAGGCACGCCTGAAATTCCACAAGGCAATAGGCCTGCCCGCTGAAAAACTGAAATACCACGACCACGACAAGCTGGCGCATTATGCCAAAGCGGCTGTCGATATCGAGTTCGAATTCCCGTTCGGGTTCCGCGAGATTGAAGGTATCCACTCCCGCTCCGACTTCGATTTGCGCAATCATCAGGAGCTTTCGAAGAAAAAGCAACAGTATTTCGACGCCGATCTGGATGAGAATGGCAAGCCTTACGGAAATTACATCCCTTACGTGGTGGAAACGTCCGTTGGCGCCGACCGTCTGTTCCTGGCGACATTCTGCAATGCGTACACCGTGGAATCGGTAGGCGAGGGCGATGCCGCCAAAGAGCGCACCTTCCTGAAACTGCACCCCGCGCTGGCGCCTTTCAAAGCAGCGGTGCTGCCGTTGGTTAAGAAGGATGGCCTTGCTGAAAAAGCGCAGGCGCTGGCCAACTCGCTGAAATCGTCGTTCCGCACTGTTTACGACGACAACGCGGCGATCGGCAAGCGTTACACCCGTCAGGACCTGATCGGAACACCTTACTGCATTGTGGTCGACTACCAGACAATGGAAGACGACACCGTAACGATCCGCCACCGCGACACCATGGAGCAAGAGCGCGTCCATATCAGCGAGTTGAAAGAAAAAATCGGTTACCAGGTAGCAATTGAGCGAATTCTCGAAGCGATCTGA
- a CDS encoding helix-turn-helix domain-containing protein, producing MSNTIEAKMRAVARNIRKIREYRDYTQEYLAMKLGISQNAYSKIELAYTRITLERLIQIAQILDVDSVDLLNGDAEELVQLHTSK from the coding sequence ATGAGTAACACGATAGAGGCAAAGATGCGGGCTGTGGCGCGTAACATCAGGAAAATCAGGGAGTACCGCGATTACACCCAGGAATACCTGGCTATGAAACTGGGAATTTCACAAAATGCTTACAGTAAAATCGAGCTCGCCTACACGCGCATCACACTCGAACGCCTGATCCAGATCGCGCAGATTCTCGACGTAGATTCGGTGGATTTGCTCAACGGCGACGCGGAGGAGCTGGTGCAGTTGCATACCAGTAAATGA
- a CDS encoding HlyD family secretion protein, which translates to MNSNPQSEKNRIFPPEILEYTADYHFHRHHTRSGLVYQVMILMTIIAFIGLFVIAVDVSVKSTGIIRATDDRNAIKALVSGRLDSVFVSENQRVRKGQTLLKIESGILREQNQLVKAQKDDYLNQIKDLNILLHLSRTNNWSKKPGLSSGLYKQDFALFWQKIGDAKNTLVTVEKDFARSKKLWDVRAISEAEYDRAVLLHSTATNRIKTIMEEEEARWESALTQLRMKVRELESQDQQYLREKDFYEVKAPISGTIQQLKGLQPGSIVAANELLAEISPDEAMLAEMYVLPKDIGLIRTGTQARLQVDAYNYNQWGLVTGEVISISNDVYTNGKEPPFFKVRCKLDQNALTLKNGYVGKLKKGMTLQARFLVTERTLFQLLYDKADDWLNPNLIATTDTPPLN; encoded by the coding sequence ATGAACAGTAACCCCCAATCGGAAAAGAACCGGATATTTCCTCCCGAAATACTGGAATACACCGCTGACTACCACTTCCACCGCCACCACACCCGCTCCGGGCTGGTGTACCAGGTGATGATCCTGATGACGATCATCGCGTTCATCGGCCTGTTTGTGATCGCCGTGGATGTGAGCGTGAAAAGTACAGGCATTATCCGCGCCACCGACGACCGCAACGCGATCAAGGCGCTGGTAAGCGGCCGTCTGGATTCCGTGTTCGTCTCGGAAAACCAGCGCGTGCGGAAAGGGCAAACGCTCCTCAAAATCGAATCGGGCATTCTGCGGGAGCAAAACCAACTCGTGAAAGCCCAGAAAGACGACTACCTCAATCAGATCAAAGACCTCAATATTCTCCTGCATTTGAGCCGCACCAACAATTGGAGCAAAAAGCCGGGCCTTTCAAGCGGGCTCTACAAGCAGGATTTCGCATTGTTCTGGCAAAAGATCGGCGACGCCAAAAACACCCTGGTGACCGTGGAAAAGGATTTTGCGAGAAGCAAAAAGCTGTGGGATGTGCGGGCCATCTCCGAGGCCGAATACGACCGGGCAGTGCTGCTCCACAGTACTGCAACCAATCGCATCAAAACCATTATGGAAGAAGAAGAAGCCCGCTGGGAATCCGCATTGACCCAGCTGCGCATGAAAGTGCGTGAGCTCGAATCGCAGGACCAGCAATATCTGCGTGAAAAGGACTTTTACGAAGTGAAGGCGCCCATCAGCGGCACGATCCAGCAACTGAAAGGCCTGCAACCGGGCAGCATCGTGGCTGCCAACGAATTGCTTGCCGAAATATCACCCGATGAGGCGATGTTGGCGGAAATGTACGTGCTGCCGAAGGACATCGGCCTCATCCGAACCGGCACGCAGGCGCGCTTGCAGGTGGATGCCTATAATTACAACCAGTGGGGCCTGGTAACCGGAGAGGTTATTTCGATTTCCAATGACGTGTATACCAACGGGAAAGAGCCGCCATTCTTCAAAGTCCGCTGTAAACTAGACCAGAACGCGCTGACGCTGAAAAACGGCTACGTGGGTAAGCTCAAAAAGGGAATGACGCTCCAAGCGCGGTTCCTGGTTACCGAACGGACATTGTTCCAGCTGCTTTACGACAAGGCCGACGACTGGCTTAACCCCAACCTCATTGCGACCACCGACACACCACCGCTGAACTGA